CGAATGGCCCGTCGTCTCCGCTCCAATGGCCGAGACCCTGACCGGTGCCAGCCGCGCCGCCGTCCAGCGCAACCTCGCCTGGATGGAAACGCGAGGCCTTATCCGCGAGGTGACCGGGCAGGGTCGGTATCGGATGTGGCGCGCCACCAACTGAAGACCTCAGCGAGACCCGCAGGCGATGAAGCGTAAGAGCGCGGAGCAAGCAAAACCGACTTTTTGTGTCACATCGCCGACCCAGAGCGCGATGCTACATCCGTAGGGCGGGGCCAAGCGGTCATTCGTGAAAATTGCAGCGAAAGAGGAAAAGAGCCCAAGGACGAAGCCGCTTCGCGGCATTGGCGCATTTGGCTGATGTCGTGAGCCCATTCCGCCGAATGCTGCGTTGCGTTCCAATGGCCGCAATCGCTGATCAACCGAACGATAACCCTCAACGGGATTTGTGGACAATCGAGACGCCGACGATTGCGAACGCGCCACCTAGGATAGTCGTCCAGTTTGGCCACATACCAACAAGTGGGATCGACAGAAGGCTGGCGACAGGGGCCATGAAAAACAAGAGGTTTGCGGCCTTTGGAGCGCCGAACCCGTCAATCGCGACCATCCATGTGACATAGGCGAGCGCGCCGGGAAAGAGCCCGAGAAAAGCCAGCGCCATCAGGGCGGAAGGGGGAGCAGTGCCAAACTGACCCAAGCCCCAGACCGCCCATGGTGACAACAGGACCGCCCCTGCAAGCAAGGTCCAGAAACTGCTGACCAGCGGACCATATCGCGCGATAAGCGGCCTCTGAAACGCAAAGAACGCACCGGAACAGACCGACGCCATCAGTATGAGTGGCGCACCGGCGCCAAGGTCCATCCCGCCTGGTTGACCCGTGGCAATGATCGCAGCCCCTCCAAGAGAGATGCCGGTTCCGATCCAACCAGCGCCCCCGAACCGCTGGCGAAAAAAAAC
This genomic window from Puniceibacterium sp. IMCC21224 contains:
- a CDS encoding helix-turn-helix domain-containing protein, producing EWPVVSAPMAETLTGASRAAVQRNLAWMETRGLIREVTGQGRYRMWRATN
- a CDS encoding DMT family transporter, which produces MLQTQSAKLTAAGLCAAVTILFWAGSFPAITLGLTGFDPLPLAAFRFLIASVALFGLVLFRNGGPTLPTVRDAAWFLFCGALGIAIYNCLLNTGQKTVSPAAASFLIACQPVFAAIVAIVFFRQRFGGAGWIGTGISLGGAAIIATGQPGGMDLGAGAPLILMASVCSGAFFAFQRPLIARYGPLVSSFWTLLAGAVLLSPWAVWGLGQFGTAPPSALMALAFLGLFPGALAYVTWMVAIDGFGAPKAANLLFFMAPVASLLSIPLVGMWPNWTTILGGAFAIVGVSIVHKSR